The genomic interval TAAAGCCAGGCTTTTCGCTGTTGGTTTAAAGTTAAGGTCTTTTACAGTGATAATACCACTGCTGGTATGTAAGGTGTCACCTGTACTTACGGTAACTACTCTTGGTTTTTTATAATTCTGTTCATCACTTTGTGCATCGCTATCTGCATGTGCATCCTTTTTATCAGGAGCGCTGGTAATATGCGTATAGACATCATAAGTCAGATAATGTTTAGTATCCGGAGAAGCAATCAGCCCCATTTTCTCATTGATCTGAACACGTGGGTTCAGGTTAAAATCTTCTTTAAGCTTACCTGTTTTCTCATCAATCACTTTAAAGTTCAGTGTATAATAAGTATTAGGTGCTATCGTAGTATCATTTGTATAAGTTACTGTAAAACGCCCCATTTTCTTTGGCTCATTTTTATACAATACCATATTCTCACCTGGTTTTTCTACTTTTTCGAAGTCCTTTACCGGGATAAAGTTTGTTGCATTAATAGAAACAGGTTTACTTGTTGCCGCAGCTACCAGTGCTCCTACTAATAATAAAGCAAATCCAATATGCGCAACCGCTGCTCCTACCAATTTACCTTTACCACTGAATCCCTGAGTAAGCACACGTGCATTAGATAAAATAGCAAACATACAACTGAACGAAAGCAAGATATAGATCAGGTTATTGTATACGTTAGTGATATAAACAAACCCTGCTGTAACTACAATAGCAATAACTAGTGTAGCAACCAGACTACTATAGAATTTACGGGTATCAGTACGTTTATATTTTAAGAATTGAGAGAAACCAGATATCATGGTAATCAGGATAGCAAACGGGGCCTGCCATTGATTGTAATATTTGATAGCATCAATTGGTGGTGCAAAATTAGTTCCGAAAGCTTTATTGAATACAGGAACAGAGGTAGAGAAAATAACCTGGATACAGGCAACAGTTACGACAAGCGCACCGATAAACATCCAGAATTCTCTTGAATAAGTTTCTTCGTCTTTATTGGTAATAGGCAATTCTTTCCAGCGTAAAACAATCAGGACTACCGGAATAGCCAGGAATACTACGTTGTAAAAAATAAGGTGACCAAACATTCCCAGATCTGTGAAAGAGTGTACTGATGTTTCTCCAAGAATACCACTTCTTGTTAAGAAAGAAGCATATAATACCAGGATAAAACTCACTAACACCAAGGCAATAGAAGTAAAGAAAGCGTGACCGGTATTTTTGAAAGCAATCATGACATGGACTGCACCAATTAAGGTTAACCATGGAATCAACGACGCATTTTCAACCGGATCCCATGCCCAGAAGCCACCAAAGTTCAGTGCTTCATAAGCCCAGAAAGATCCCATAATAATTCCTGTACCTAAAACCATTACAGCGAACAAAGCCCATGGCATAGCTGGTTTTACCCATTCTTTATATCTTTTTTGCCACAATCCAGTGATTACATAAGCAAAAGGAACAATCATACTCGCAAAACCAAGGAATAGTGTTGGCGGGTGAATAACCATCCAGTAGTTCTGTAAAAGTGGGTTTAACCCTCTTCCATCAGTAATAAATTTAAGATAGTTCTTATAGTTTTCAGCATCGGCAAATACTACCGGAGCCATATCTTTCAGGTTTACAGCATCTCTTAACAGGATAAAAGGAGAACTTCCGATACGTTCACCGAAAATCTGAACGCCTAATAACATAGATGTTAAAAATACCTGTGAGAAGGCAACAACGGTCAGTACCCCATTTTCCCAGGTTTTTGCTTTCCAGATTAGTATCGTTCCCAAAATAGCCTGCCAAAAGGCCCAAAGCCAGAAGCTACCTTCCTGCCCTTCCCAGAATGCAGAAACGATATAATATACAGGAAGTGTTTTTGAAGAGTGTGAATAAACGTAATAGTATTCGTTATAATGATTCAGGATCAAATAAAACAGTGTTGCCCCAATTCCAATTACACTCAAAAGATTAGTTAAAAATGCTATTCTTCCCA from Pedobacter sp. WC2423 carries:
- a CDS encoding heme lyase CcmF/NrfE family subunit, with product MDIQFTGETLLPGKVGQFFIVLAFAAALLSTISYFFATRNKDLADKSWQRLGRIAFLTNLLSVIGIGATLFYLILNHYNEYYYVYSHSSKTLPVYYIVSAFWEGQEGSFWLWAFWQAILGTILIWKAKTWENGVLTVVAFSQVFLTSMLLGVQIFGERIGSSPFILLRDAVNLKDMAPVVFADAENYKNYLKFITDGRGLNPLLQNYWMVIHPPTLFLGFASMIVPFAYVITGLWQKRYKEWVKPAMPWALFAVMVLGTGIIMGSFWAYEALNFGGFWAWDPVENASLIPWLTLIGAVHVMIAFKNTGHAFFTSIALVLVSFILVLYASFLTRSGILGETSVHSFTDLGMFGHLIFYNVVFLAIPVVLIVLRWKELPITNKDEETYSREFWMFIGALVVTVACIQVIFSTSVPVFNKAFGTNFAPPIDAIKYYNQWQAPFAILITMISGFSQFLKYKRTDTRKFYSSLVATLVIAIVVTAGFVYITNVYNNLIYILLSFSCMFAILSNARVLTQGFSGKGKLVGAAVAHIGFALLLVGALVAAATSKPVSINATNFIPVKDFEKVEKPGENMVLYKNEPKKMGRFTVTYTNDTTIAPNTYYTLNFKVIDEKTGKLKEDFNLNPRVQINEKMGLIASPDTKHYLTYDVYTHITSAPDKKDAHADSDAQSDEQNYKKPRVVTVSTGDTLHTSSGIITVKDLNFKPTAKSLALAEGDIAVGLPLEINLNGKIYKTEPIFLVKGNNTFDFARNIPELGLRLRFTKILPDQKKVELQVFEKPQQSKDWVVFKSIEFPYINLYWVGLIVMVIGFIISIIRRQKEIKSV